In Streptomyces sp. NBC_01231, the sequence TCGTCCTGGAAGGTGCTGGGCAGGTCGCCGATCCGTTCCTGGCGTTCGGCGTCGAAGTTGTCGCGGCTCCTGGCCAGCGGGAATTCACCGGTGCGGGCCTCGGAAACCCGGTCCGTGCCGCCGTTCCACAGGGTGGCGCGGTCGGCGGAGACCGAGAGCACCCAGAACGGGCGCTCGGCGGCCTGTGCGGACACCAGGTTGCGGGTCAGGAACGTGTCGGAAAGCACCACACGTTCGGGCACGGGCCTGGGCAGCGACCACACATGGTGCTCCCCTGGCGCCGCGTAGATCACCAGGCCGTCCTCGGCGTGCGCCAGATCCACCTCGGTGACGGCCTGGTCGAGGTGGCGGGTGACAGCCATGCGCCGCTCCCGGGGGACCGCGGGATCGGCCTCCAGCTGCCGCTTGGCCTCAGCCACCACGTTGCGCAGCCGGACCCGGTCCTGGGCGTTGTCGGGTTCACGGCGATGTGTGGGCGTCAGCACGGACACCGCGGGATAGGGGCGCGGGCGGCGCAGTCCAGTGAGGGTCGCGGGGCTGAGTGCGTGCTCCATATGAGCACCATAGGGCCGATTCCAGGTTCAGGCATTTGGGGCAATCCGCTGGCGTCGACGGACGCCGGTGGAACTTGGGGAAGTGTTTGCCGTTGGCTGAATCATGATCCGATCCGCCCGGCGGGAAGCGTTTCGGCGGTTATCGCGGACGCAAAGCGCGGCCGAAAGTGCGGGGGTGGGGGCGGCGCCCGTGTTACGCGCACGTTGACCCGCCTCCGGGGTGTGACACACGCTCGACATATAGGTGCTAGTTACAACTGGTTTTCCGGGAGGGTTTGTCAAGGGCGTGTCACCGGTGAAAAGCCGCAGGTGGCCGTCCATGCCCTCCACGAACCGGACAGCAGGAGGTACATATGTGCGGCATCACCGGCTGGGTCTCATTCGACCGCGATCTGCGCGCCGAGTCCGCCACATTAAATGCGATGACCGAGACGATGGCGTGCCGCGGTCCGGACGACCGTGGCGTCTGGGCGCAGGGACCCGCGGCCCTCGGACACCGCAGGCTCGCCATCATCGACCTGCCCGGGGGCCGACAGCCGATGACGGCCGACACCCCGCACGGCACCGTCGCGCTCGTGTACTCGGGAGAGACCTACAACTTCACCGAGCTGCGCCGCGAACTCACCGCACGCGGCCACCACTTCACCACCGACTCCGACACCGAGGTCGTGCTGCGGGGCTACCTCGAATGGGGCGACGCGGTGGCAGAGCGCCTCAACGGCATGTACGCCTTCGCCATCTGGGACGGCCGCGCCGACAAGCTCGTCATGATCCGCGACCGCATGGGCATCAAGCCCTTCTACTACCACCCCACCCCCGACGGCGTCCTCTTCGGCTCCGAACCCAAGGCGATCCTCGCCAACCCGCTGGCTCCGGCACGGGTGCGCCTCGACGGACTGCGTGAACTCTTCACCATGATCAAGACGCCCGGTCACGCCGTGTGGGACGGCATGCGCGAGGTCGAGCCCGGCACCGTCGTCACCGTCGACCGCTCGGGCCTCAGCCGTCGCGCCTACTGGGAACTGGAGACCCGCCCCCACACCGACGACCGCGACACCACGGTCGCCACCGTCCGTGAGCTCCTCGACGACATCGTGCGCCGCCAACTCGTCGCCGACGTCCCCCGCTGCACCCTGCTCTCCGGCGGCCTCGACTCCTCCGCGATGACCGCGCTCGCCGCCCGGCAGCTCGGCGAGCGCGGGGAGCGGGTCCGCAGCTTCGCCGTCGACTTCGCGGGACAGGCGGACCGCTTCGTCGCCGACGAACTGCGCGGCACCCCCGACACGCCCTTCGTGCACGACGTGGCCCGCGCTTCCGGCACCGACCACCAGGACATCGTGCTCGACGCACAGGCCCTGGCGGACCCCGCGATCCGTGCGCAGGTGATCCGGGCCCGCGACCTGCCCATGGGCTTCGGCGACATGGACGCCTCCCTGTACCAGCTGTTCCGGGCCATCCGCGAGCGTTCCACGGTCGCCCTGTCCGGGGAGTCCGCCGACGAGGTCTTCGGCGGCTATCTGCAGTTCTTCGACGAGGAGGCCAGGCGCGCCGACACCTTCCCCTGGCTGGTCCAGTTCGGCCGGCACTTCGGTGAGGACGCCGATGTCCTGCGCCCGGAGCTCAGCAAGGCCCTCGACCTGGAGTCGTACGTCGCCGACGGCTACCGCACCGCCGTCTCCGGCATCCGCCGCCTCGAGGGCGAGAGCGACTTCGAGTACCGGATGCGCCAGATCTGCCACCTCCACCTGACCCGGTTCGTACGGATCCTGCTCGATCGCAAGGACCGCGCCAGCATGGCCGTCGGCCTGGAGGTGAGGGTGCCGTTCTGCGACCACCGGCTCGTCGAGTACGTGTACAACACCCCCTGGTCGCTGAAGTCCTTCGACGGACGGGAGAAGAGCCTGCTCAGGGAGGCGACCGCGGACGTGATCCCGAAGTCCGTGTACGACAGGGTCAAGAGCCCCTACCCCTCCACCCAGGACCCCGCGTACGCGACCGCCCTCCAGGACCAGGCCAAGGACCTCCTCGCCCGGCCCGACCACCCGGTCTTCGACCTCGTCGACCGGGAACGGCTGAGCAGCTCCGCCCACCATGACGCCCCGGTGAGCACCCAGGCGGCGCGACGCGGTCTCGAGCGGACCCTCGACCTGGCGCTGTGGCTCGACCTCTACGAGCCCGAGGTCGTGCTGAGCGACTGAGCCGCATCGCCGGGTACCGGACCGCCGGACGTCATTCGCGGACGCCCTCGGGCCCGCAGGAGCTGCCGTCCGGCGGGAGTGAGCCGTACAACAGGAACGCGACGACCTTCCCGTGCACACACTTGGAGGACGCGTAACCCGTGTGTCCCTCGCCCTTGTTGTCGAGCACCACGGCCGAGTCGCCCAGCCGCCGGGCCGTCTCCACGGTCCAGCGGTAGGGCGTCGCCGGGTCGCCCCGGGTACCCACGAGGAGCATCTTCGCGGTCCGTACGTCCCGGACCTCCTCGCGGATGTAGTCGGTGCCCTTGGGGCGGCCGTAGCACATCAGGTACTCGGTGAGCCGGTAGCGGCCGAAGACCGCGGAGGCCTGTTCGTACTCGGCGCGCAACCGGCCGAGGTTCCGGGTGATCTGGTCGGCGTCGGGGCGGTCCGGATCGTCCGCGCAGTTGATCGCCATCAGCGCCGCCGGAAGATTGTCGGGAGGCACGTCGTCCTGGTCGACTAGTGCACCGTGCGTCCCGGCGCCGCCCCGCACGCCGGACGCCCGGAACGCGGATCCGCCGCCCAAGAACCCGAGAAGGGCCCGGGCGTCACCGTCCTCCACCAGGGAGGCGAGCGCCCGCTCCAACGAGGGCCACAACTCCTCGCTGTAGAGAGCCTGGCTGAGCGCGCCGACGAGATCCTGCCCGGTGAAGTCCTCGCCGAAGTCCGTCGGTACCGGGTTCTGGTCGAGCGAGGCGACGAGCCGTACGACCTCCTCCCGGGCCGAGCGGGCATCGGTGCCGAAAGGACAGGCGATGTCCTCCACGCACCAGTTGACGAAGTCCTCCAGCGCTCGCTGCTGCCCCGCGGCACCCGCC encodes:
- a CDS encoding alpha/beta hydrolase; translated protein: MLSKLSTRPTLRRCAITSAAGLALLGAGLPARPSDGSEPDVSRFYHQKVTWAKCEGVDMPEELQCGKVTVPLDYTKPRGATLDLALARYRATGPSHGSVLLNFGGPGSAGVAELAAGGDDFMDLTNGYDVVSFDPRGVGRSSPVSCGDVPTDSVLLTDGGSDVDVTDDPKAMLEHVRRAATSCAKHSGQVLPHIGTVNASRDLDVMRQALGDKKLNYLGFSYGTRLGAVYAAQFPEKVGRLALDGVDTLTEPLSEQGVAGAAGQQRALEDFVNWCVEDIACPFGTDARSAREEVVRLVASLDQNPVPTDFGEDFTGQDLVGALSQALYSEELWPSLERALASLVEDGDARALLGFLGGGSAFRASGVRGGAGTHGALVDQDDVPPDNLPAALMAINCADDPDRPDADQITRNLGRLRAEYEQASAVFGRYRLTEYLMCYGRPKGTDYIREEVRDVRTAKMLLVGTRGDPATPYRWTVETARRLGDSAVVLDNKGEGHTGYASSKCVHGKVVAFLLYGSLPPDGSSCGPEGVRE
- a CDS encoding chemotaxis protein, translating into MEHALSPATLTGLRRPRPYPAVSVLTPTHRREPDNAQDRVRLRNVVAEAKRQLEADPAVPRERRMAVTRHLDQAVTEVDLAHAEDGLVIYAAPGEHHVWSLPRPVPERVVLSDTFLTRNLVSAQAAERPFWVLSVSADRATLWNGGTDRVSEARTGEFPLARSRDNFDAERQERIGDLPSTFQDEDTRHFLRSADTAMSAVLRDDERTLYVTGEPAALSALDEVGGVTREAVHLPHGGLAHGTPETVWQAVRPLVAAEALRSTDTVARALESARGHRAFAAGVDELWQSAREGRVRLLAVEENYRVTVRDDDGDHLIPAVSGDLDAREDIVDEIVEQCLETGADVRFVPDGTLGEAEGMAAVLRY
- the asnB gene encoding asparagine synthase (glutamine-hydrolyzing), translating into MCGITGWVSFDRDLRAESATLNAMTETMACRGPDDRGVWAQGPAALGHRRLAIIDLPGGRQPMTADTPHGTVALVYSGETYNFTELRRELTARGHHFTTDSDTEVVLRGYLEWGDAVAERLNGMYAFAIWDGRADKLVMIRDRMGIKPFYYHPTPDGVLFGSEPKAILANPLAPARVRLDGLRELFTMIKTPGHAVWDGMREVEPGTVVTVDRSGLSRRAYWELETRPHTDDRDTTVATVRELLDDIVRRQLVADVPRCTLLSGGLDSSAMTALAARQLGERGERVRSFAVDFAGQADRFVADELRGTPDTPFVHDVARASGTDHQDIVLDAQALADPAIRAQVIRARDLPMGFGDMDASLYQLFRAIRERSTVALSGESADEVFGGYLQFFDEEARRADTFPWLVQFGRHFGEDADVLRPELSKALDLESYVADGYRTAVSGIRRLEGESDFEYRMRQICHLHLTRFVRILLDRKDRASMAVGLEVRVPFCDHRLVEYVYNTPWSLKSFDGREKSLLREATADVIPKSVYDRVKSPYPSTQDPAYATALQDQAKDLLARPDHPVFDLVDRERLSSSAHHDAPVSTQAARRGLERTLDLALWLDLYEPEVVLSD